The following are encoded together in the Coffea eugenioides isolate CCC68of unplaced genomic scaffold, Ceug_1.0 ScVebR1_33;HRSCAF=164, whole genome shotgun sequence genome:
- the LOC113757883 gene encoding F-box protein At5g07610-like, which produces MAPELNFISSHEDYVNPMGNIVSNLNNLFDNADIVGLHSCNGLLCIKFCFNYDSIKFVVYNPTTNEYRLIPRLKKIVEERLLQTSVVNIAFDPLNPAQYKLVCVITDHFESEYRFIVYSSETGFWRESVKRLDIYTEKYYFDRGVLWNGGLHWATQWGSTICFDIDHECVRSTVPNLPALYDDSSEVCYFGDSGGELYLISVSMPRKTVFNVFSLKMDYSKWDVKHRIDLTLLSIFYPLDVDEELDPNEFGFHILHCVVDKNRGNVMLVLSMHRKIFCYDINDLTVKELANIEPKEVSYRWMETSRYLRRDASKYMWREAYQHVETLAYI; this is translated from the coding sequence ATGGCCCCGGAGCTCAATTTCATCTCTTCCCACGAAGATTATGTGAATCCCATGGGTAACATAGTTTCtaatttgaataatttgttTGATAATGCCGATATTGTTGGCTTACATTCTTGCAATGGGTTGTTATGCATCAAGTTTTGTTTCAATTATGATAGTATAAAATTTGTTGTTTATAATCCTACCACCAATGAGTATAGGCTGATTCCTAGGCTCAAAAAGATTGTAGAAGAACGGTTGTTGCAAACTTCAGTTGTTAATATTGCTTTTGACCCCTTGAATCCTGCCCAGTACAAGCTTGTTTGCGTGATAACAGACCATTTTGAGAGTGAGTACCGGTTCATTGTGTATTCGTCTGAAACTGGTTTTTGGAGGGAGAGTGTAAAGAGATTGGATATTTATACTGAAAAATATTACTTTGATAGAGGGGTGTTATGGAATGGCGGTCTTCATTGGGCTACTCAATGGGGTTCTACTATTTGCTTTGATATAGATCATGAGTGCGTGAGGTCAACAGTGCCTAATCTTCCAGCATTGTATGATGATTCTTCGGAAGTTTGCTATTTTGGAGATTCAGGAGGGGAATTATATCTCATTAGTGTTAGTATGCCCCGGAAGACGGTGTTTAATGTCTTTTCTCTGAAGATGGACTATTCTAAGTGGGATGTGAAGCATCGGATTGATCTTACTCTGTTGAGTATTTTTTACCCATTGGATGTTGATGAAGAGCTTGATCCTAACGAGTTTGGTTTCCACATACTGCATTGTGTTGTGGACAAGAACAGAGGGAATGTAATGCTTGTGCTATCAATGCATCGTAAAATCTTTTGTTATGATATCAATGATCTGACTGTCAAGGAGCTTGCCAACATAGAGCCCAAGGAGGTTTCTTATCGGTGGATGGAAACCTCAAGGTACTTGCGGAGGGATGCCTCAAAATACATGTGGAGAGAAGCCTACCAACATGTTGAGACGTTGGCCTATATCTAA